The DNA window AGTTTTTTCCCTTCTCAATCTCATTTTCCCAATTTTTTACGTGGGCCCGTTCCACAGTTTCAACATCGGGTTTGAAAATTCTTTTCTCATCTAGAAGAACGGTTGTATCACGTTTCATTTTTTTCCACCTTTATTCTGCCTTTTACACCCTCTGCTACTGAATAAGTTCTTCAAGCTATAAATATTTTCCTATGATTAATCATGATAAATTATTTATTGGTAAAAAAAATCAATGAAAGAAGTGTTATTTTCGTTTAAATTCTTGAACAGCTTGGATGTAACCGGTTTTTGTAACCACATTTATACCCTTCAGCATAGACTGAAGCATATCCATCACCCTCAGGTCCAGGTTCTTGGGATTGTGCAAGTTTGCCTTTGCATTCAACACCTTAATAAACACCATAAACAGCGTATAAACCCATTAAAAATGGAGATTGTGAAGATTTTTATTCTTGGTCTGCGTTGCAAGAGAACATGATCATGGATCCATTGATCCTGTAGCGAAAGTTTTCAAATCCATTTTGTTTGAGAAAATTTTCAATCTACTCCACTTCAAAGAAGTGAATATCCAATTTTTCAAGATATTCTTGATGTTCTGGTTCCTTCCAAACACCCTCCTTTACATAGGTCATAACAGCCAAGGTACCACAGTCCTTAATTACCCTTCTAATTTCTGCAAGTGTGGCATCAATGTCACTGAAAAGTTGCATAGCATCATACATGATACTCCCTGAAACTGGTCATCAGAGAATGGTAGCTTCAAAGTATCGGCACGTGCCAATGTTACATTCTCCAAATTTTCTTCTTCAAGCTTTAATTTTGCTTGTTTTAGCATTTCCATGGATAAATCCACTGCCCATACATGAGAAGCTTCCCTTGAAAGACTTCGGGTGTACATTCCTGTACCGGCATGCAAGGTCGAGTATTGACTGGTGCTGGGGTTTGAGTATACTGTTTAAACCATCTTGAATGCCCTGGTTTATTATGGGTACCATCAAATCTTCGGGCTGTGTAGCTAAACCTCCAAAAAATTGGTAAATTCTAGACAGGTAATTCACTGATTCGTACTGTTCTGGTACGTTGTCAAAATAAGCATCCATTTCCCTGGTTTTACCGTTATCAACCCAAAAATATGGTATGTCATCTAGTAGGTTGAAGGTGTTTCCACAGCTGCATTTAAACAGTTCACCATGGAATTCTAATTTTTGTTTACATAAAGGACAGGAAAAATCGTTGTAGTTCATAGTGAAACAACCATTTTCTAGGGATATTTTTTTAGATATAATTTTCCCTTTGTATGTTGGTGCCCTGTTGTTATAAACAATTATCTACAGGCTGTTAGATAAAAACTTAGAATTTGAAAATTCAGATTAAAAAAAAATAGAAAAAAATGGGTTTAAAACCCTAATTACATCATTGGAGGCATACCGCCAGGCATTCCACCCATACCTTCCATTCCACCCATATCAGGTTCTCTTGGAGTTGTGGATGCAATTACATCATCAATTCTTAGGATCATTTCAGCTGCTTCTGCTGCTGACTGGATAGCCTGTTTTTTAACCCTGTTAGGTTCGATAACTCCAGCTTTGTACATGTCCCTTACATCGCCTTTGAATACATCGAGTCCCATGTATATGGATTTTTCATGTGCTGCCCTTAGATCCACGAGTGAGTCTATGCTGTCGAGTCCTGCATTTTCTGCGAGGGTTTTTGGTACGACTTCTAGTGCTTCAGCAAATGCTGCTACTGCTAGCTGTTCCCTACCACTTATGCTGTCTGCATATTC is part of the Methanobacterium lacus genome and encodes:
- a CDS encoding class I SAM-dependent methyltransferase, coding for MYDAMQLFSDIDATLAEIRRVIKDCGTLAVMTYVKEGVWKEPEHQEYLEKLDIHFFEVE
- a CDS encoding class I SAM-dependent methyltransferase, which translates into the protein MYTRSLSREASHVWAVDLSMEMLKQAKLKLEEENLENVTLARADTLKLPFSDDQFQGVSCMMLCNFSVTLMPHLQKLEG